In a single window of the Pandoraea pulmonicola genome:
- a CDS encoding DMT family transporter, with the protein MQSLWMLVSAFMFTLMGLFIKLAANEYNTGEIVLYRSLIGVIVLLIISRARGQTIRTRHLGSHVKRSTAGVISLGLWFYSLTQLPLSTAMTLNYMSPIWISLIVMATAAMRGSLRTDFRLVAAIFAGFVGVALLLQPTLDSQAWGGGIAGVVSGVFSAIAYMQVKELGAAGEPDWRIVFYFSLGGVLLGLGWVAIEDLHPLTWRGAGLMLGVGIAALIAQTALTRAFSLGNTLVTANLQYSGVIFATLISMLVWNDWPALAGWIGMLLIVLSGMTALRRPSATT; encoded by the coding sequence ATGCAATCGCTCTGGATGTTGGTCTCCGCCTTCATGTTCACGTTGATGGGGCTCTTCATCAAACTGGCGGCAAACGAGTACAACACCGGCGAAATCGTTCTCTACCGCAGCCTGATCGGCGTGATCGTATTGCTGATCATTTCGCGCGCGCGTGGGCAGACGATCCGCACCCGGCACCTCGGATCTCATGTCAAACGCAGTACCGCGGGCGTCATCTCGCTCGGCCTCTGGTTCTATTCGCTCACGCAATTGCCGCTATCGACGGCGATGACGCTCAACTACATGTCGCCGATCTGGATCTCGCTGATCGTGATGGCGACCGCCGCGATGCGCGGCAGCCTGCGCACCGACTTCCGGCTCGTTGCCGCCATCTTCGCGGGCTTTGTCGGCGTGGCCCTTCTGCTGCAGCCGACCCTCGACAGTCAGGCGTGGGGCGGGGGCATTGCCGGTGTCGTCTCCGGGGTGTTTTCGGCGATCGCGTACATGCAAGTGAAGGAATTGGGCGCGGCCGGCGAGCCCGACTGGCGCATCGTCTTCTATTTCTCGCTGGGCGGGGTACTGTTGGGCCTGGGCTGGGTCGCGATCGAAGACCTGCACCCGCTCACGTGGCGCGGCGCCGGCCTGATGCTCGGTGTCGGCATTGCCGCCCTCATCGCCCAAACGGCGCTCACGCGGGCCTTCAGCCTCGGCAACACGCTCGTGACTGCGAATCTGCAATATTCCGGCGTAATCTTCGCTACACTGATCAGCATGCTCGTCTGGAACGATTGGCCCGCACTTGCCGGCTGGATCGGCATGCTGCTCATCGTGCTGAGCGGCATGACGGCACTGCGCCGCCCGTCGGCCACCACCTGA
- a CDS encoding sulfurtransferase, with product MVHTHFTTLISPQNLDALMQTAAGGGAPVIIFDCRFDLADPKAGEAAYVDGHIFGAFYAHLDHDLSGTTTGKNGRHPLPDRDALVRQLAACGLSKGQQVVAYDAQGGMYAARLWWLLRWLGHESVAVLDGGLQAWLAAGFKLDTAPPEAPPEGDFVPGEPLATTADAAAIERNLSSHERLVVDARAPDRYRGENETLDPIGGHIPGAANRFFKDNLGPDGRFKPAATLREEFMQVLGKDRQSERVISQCGSGVTACHNLLAMEIAGLHGASLYPGSWSEWCADKRRPVATGAQP from the coding sequence ATGGTTCACACGCACTTCACCACGCTCATCAGCCCGCAAAATCTCGACGCGCTGATGCAAACCGCCGCCGGTGGCGGCGCCCCGGTGATCATCTTCGATTGCCGTTTCGATCTCGCCGATCCCAAGGCCGGGGAGGCGGCCTATGTCGACGGTCACATCTTCGGCGCGTTCTACGCGCACCTCGACCACGATCTGTCCGGCACCACCACGGGCAAGAACGGCCGCCACCCCCTGCCCGATCGCGATGCGCTCGTACGCCAGCTTGCGGCGTGCGGTTTGTCGAAGGGGCAGCAGGTCGTTGCCTACGACGCCCAGGGCGGCATGTACGCCGCGCGCCTGTGGTGGTTGCTACGCTGGCTGGGTCACGAGTCGGTCGCCGTGCTCGACGGTGGGCTGCAGGCTTGGCTGGCCGCAGGCTTCAAGCTCGACACCGCGCCGCCCGAAGCCCCACCCGAGGGCGACTTCGTCCCGGGTGAGCCGCTGGCCACCACGGCCGACGCCGCGGCCATCGAACGGAACCTCAGTTCGCACGAACGGTTGGTCGTCGATGCGCGCGCCCCCGACCGCTATCGCGGCGAGAACGAGACGCTCGATCCGATCGGCGGCCACATTCCCGGCGCCGCGAATCGCTTCTTCAAGGACAACCTCGGTCCGGATGGACGCTTCAAGCCCGCCGCGACTCTACGTGAAGAATTCATGCAGGTCCTCGGCAAGGACCGGCAGTCCGAGCGGGTGATTTCGCAATGCGGATCGGGGGTGACGGCGTGCCACAATCTACTCGCCATGGAAATCGCCGGGCTGCACGGCGCCAGCCTCTACCCGGGATCGTGGAGCGAATGGTGCGCCGACAAGCGCCGCCCGGTGGCAACCGGCGCCCAACCGTAA
- a CDS encoding ZIP family metal transporter yields the protein MLSLAGAASLSLGLLSKLIDKMVSFSAGVLLGTALLHLLPESLESHVDAHVITRWLLGGLLGFFLLEKLALLRHSHHHEGDGHHHEHGHDAHEAGKGGWMILVGSAIHNFADGVVIAAAFLTDPRLGVAATVSITVHEVAHKLGDFMVLLNAGFKRRKALVLTLASSLTALAGGVLGYFMLDRLQSLIPYLLALAASSFIYIAVSDLMPQMQRRTSPRDALPQILLIVVGLALVVWLNGHDHEHGHDHDHGKGGSAMAMASSEAVSEIVISGR from the coding sequence GTGCTGAGCCTCGCCGGGGCGGCGTCGCTGTCGCTCGGGCTGCTCTCGAAGCTCATCGACAAGATGGTCAGCTTCTCGGCGGGCGTGCTGCTCGGCACCGCCTTGCTGCATCTGCTGCCGGAAAGTCTGGAGTCGCACGTCGACGCGCACGTCATCACCCGCTGGCTGCTGGGCGGACTGCTCGGCTTCTTCCTGCTGGAGAAGTTGGCGTTGCTGCGTCATAGCCATCATCACGAGGGCGATGGCCACCATCACGAGCACGGTCATGACGCACACGAAGCGGGCAAGGGCGGCTGGATGATTCTGGTGGGCAGCGCCATCCACAATTTCGCCGATGGGGTGGTGATCGCCGCGGCGTTCCTCACCGATCCGCGCCTGGGTGTGGCGGCGACGGTGTCGATCACCGTGCACGAGGTGGCGCACAAGCTTGGCGACTTCATGGTGCTGCTCAATGCGGGGTTCAAGCGTCGCAAGGCGCTGGTGCTTACGCTGGCCTCCAGCCTGACGGCGCTCGCCGGCGGGGTGCTTGGGTACTTCATGCTCGATCGTCTGCAGAGTCTGATTCCGTATTTGCTGGCGCTCGCGGCAAGCAGCTTCATCTACATCGCCGTGTCCGACTTGATGCCGCAGATGCAGCGCCGCACCTCACCGCGCGACGCGCTTCCGCAGATTCTGCTTATCGTTGTGGGACTGGCCCTCGTGGTGTGGCTCAACGGTCACGATCACGAACATGGTCACGATCATGACCACGGCAAGGGCGGCAGTGCGATGGCAATGGCGTCGTCGGAGGCGGTGAGCGAAATCGTCATCTCCGGGCGGTAG